A section of the Mesorhizobium loti genome encodes:
- a CDS encoding ABC transporter permease yields MTRALTLIRRRLLGSVFVLLIVVIGTFLLLEAAPGDAVDAYIVSTGGDAGMIELLRHRWGLDQSELTRLANYLWALLHLDLGQSVTFSRPIRDVILERLPNTLLLMVSATALSFGLGSTLGIYAGARPGSFRDRFLSIGSLALYAVPGFWLGLVLIVIFAVDLRWLPIGGIESLASDKTGLDRAADIAVHLVLPVCALGFIYLALYLRMMRAGMAEAWRQDFVLAARARGLSRRRIVLAHVARNALLPLVTMLGLQSAQMLGGSVVIESVFSVPGLGRLAQEAVASRDTPLLLGIILTSAVLVIIINLLVDIAYAFLDPRVGAGEASA; encoded by the coding sequence ATGACCCGCGCCCTCACCCTCATCCGCCGCCGCCTCCTCGGCAGTGTCTTCGTGCTGCTGATCGTCGTCATCGGCACTTTCCTCTTGCTCGAGGCCGCACCCGGCGATGCGGTCGACGCATACATCGTCTCGACCGGCGGCGACGCCGGCATGATCGAATTGCTGCGTCATCGCTGGGGTCTCGACCAGTCGGAACTGACGCGGCTCGCCAACTACCTCTGGGCGCTGCTGCATTTGGATCTCGGCCAGTCGGTAACCTTCTCCAGGCCGATCCGCGACGTCATCCTCGAGCGTCTGCCCAACACGCTTCTCTTGATGGTCAGCGCCACCGCGCTGTCCTTCGGCCTCGGCTCGACACTGGGGATCTATGCCGGTGCCCGCCCCGGCAGTTTCCGCGACCGCTTCCTCTCGATCGGCTCGCTGGCGCTCTATGCCGTGCCGGGTTTCTGGCTCGGCCTGGTGCTGATCGTGATATTTGCCGTCGACCTGCGCTGGCTGCCGATCGGCGGCATTGAGAGCCTCGCCTCCGACAAGACCGGTCTCGACCGTGCGGCCGACATCGCCGTCCATCTTGTCCTGCCGGTTTGCGCCCTTGGCTTCATCTATCTGGCGCTCTACCTGCGCATGATGCGCGCCGGCATGGCCGAGGCCTGGCGCCAGGATTTCGTGCTGGCCGCCCGCGCCAGGGGGCTGTCGCGCCGCCGCATCGTGCTCGCCCACGTCGCCCGCAATGCGCTCTTGCCGCTGGTCACCATGCTTGGCCTGCAATCGGCGCAGATGCTCGGCGGCAGCGTTGTTATCGAGAGCGTCTTTTCCGTGCCCGGCCTCGGCCGGCTGGCGCAGGAAGCGGTGGCTTCGCGCGATACGCCCCTGCTGCTCGGCATCATCCTCACCAGCGCCGTCCTGGTCATCATCATCAACCTTCTCGTCGACATCGCCTATGCCTTCCTCGACCCGCGCGTCGGTGCTGGCGAGGCCAGCGCATGA
- a CDS encoding ABC transporter substrate-binding protein translates to MPGSTISRRTMLAGSAMLLASTAMPTLGWTQTPKKGGRLVLAADSEPRNLNPAIVASNGVFFISSKIVETLAEASFDGKDGLAPRLALSWEGSADGLSATFKLREGVKWHDGKPFTSADVAFSALQIWKPLQNLGRTVFKDLASVETPDDLTAVFKFARPTPFQLIRNALPALSSVVPKHVYEVGKIEDNPANTAPIGTGPFRFGEYKAGQYYRLIKNTDYWGKDEPYLDEIIYQVLPDRTSAASALEAEEIQLAAFSAVPLADLDRISKVPGLKVISKGYEGLTYQLVVEINHRRKELADLKVRQAIAHAIDKDFVVKTVFLGYAATATGPVPKNDPQFYTADVPTYAFDVAKANALLDEAGYKKGPDGKRFTLKLLPAPYFNETKQFGDYLRQALAAIGIDAQLVNNDSAAHIKAVYTDHAFDLAVGPPVFRGDPAISTTILVQSGIPDGVPFSNQGGYKNDALDALITKASETLDTTARTDLYKEFQKEVTADLPLINVAEWSFISVARDTVGNIANNPRWAVSNWADTYLAG, encoded by the coding sequence ATGCCAGGTTCCACGATTTCCAGACGCACGATGCTTGCCGGCTCGGCGATGCTTCTGGCCTCCACGGCCATGCCGACATTGGGCTGGACGCAGACGCCGAAGAAGGGTGGACGGCTGGTATTGGCCGCGGACTCCGAACCGCGCAACCTCAACCCGGCGATCGTCGCCTCCAACGGCGTCTTCTTCATCTCCAGCAAGATCGTCGAAACGCTGGCCGAAGCCTCCTTCGATGGCAAGGACGGGCTCGCGCCACGCCTGGCGCTGAGCTGGGAAGGTTCCGCCGATGGGCTCTCGGCGACGTTCAAACTGCGCGAAGGCGTCAAATGGCATGACGGCAAGCCGTTCACCTCCGCCGACGTCGCCTTCTCGGCGCTGCAGATCTGGAAGCCGCTGCAGAACCTCGGCCGCACCGTGTTCAAGGACCTTGCCAGCGTGGAGACGCCTGACGATCTCACCGCCGTCTTCAAATTCGCCAGGCCGACCCCGTTCCAGCTGATCCGCAACGCATTGCCGGCGCTGAGCAGTGTCGTGCCGAAACACGTCTACGAAGTCGGCAAGATCGAGGACAACCCGGCCAACACCGCCCCCATCGGCACCGGCCCGTTCAGGTTCGGCGAGTACAAGGCCGGCCAGTATTATCGGCTGATCAAGAACACCGATTACTGGGGGAAGGACGAGCCCTATCTCGACGAGATCATCTACCAGGTTCTGCCCGACCGCACCTCGGCGGCGAGCGCGCTCGAAGCCGAGGAGATCCAGCTCGCCGCCTTCTCCGCCGTGCCGCTGGCCGACCTCGACCGCATCTCCAAGGTGCCCGGCCTGAAGGTGATCTCCAAGGGCTATGAGGGACTGACCTATCAGCTCGTCGTCGAGATCAACCATCGCCGCAAGGAACTGGCCGATCTGAAAGTGCGCCAGGCCATCGCGCACGCCATCGACAAGGACTTCGTCGTCAAGACGGTGTTCCTCGGCTATGCCGCGACTGCCACCGGTCCGGTGCCGAAGAACGATCCGCAATTCTACACCGCCGACGTGCCGACCTATGCCTTCGACGTCGCCAAGGCCAACGCGTTGCTCGACGAAGCCGGCTACAAGAAAGGCCCGGACGGCAAGCGCTTCACGCTGAAACTTTTGCCGGCGCCCTATTTCAACGAGACCAAGCAGTTCGGCGACTATCTGCGCCAGGCACTGGCAGCCATCGGCATCGACGCGCAGTTGGTCAACAACGATTCCGCCGCGCACATCAAGGCCGTCTACACCGACCATGCCTTCGATCTCGCCGTCGGCCCGCCCGTATTCCGCGGCGACCCGGCGATCTCGACCACCATCCTGGTGCAGAGCGGCATTCCCGATGGCGTGCCGTTCTCCAACCAGGGCGGCTACAAGAACGATGCGCTCGACGCGCTGATCACCAAGGCCTCGGAAACGCTCGACACCACGGCCCGCACCGACCTCTACAAGGAGTTCCAGAAGGAGGTGACAGCCGACCTGCCGCTGATCAACGTCGCCGAATGGAGCTTCATCAGCGTCGCGCGCGACACGGTGGGCAACATCGCCAACAATCCGCGCTGGGCTGTCTCGAACTGGGCGGACACATATCTGGCTGGCTAG